In Myxococcaceae bacterium JPH2, the genomic window CTGGCGGTACCTGCTGCTCTGGCCCGAGCAGCGGCCCCTCGCCATCCGCACCCACGGCACCTCCGAGACCCAGCTCACGGAGTCCCGCGCCAACGGCATCCGGACGCTCGTCTGGGAGCGGCACCAGGTCCCCGGTGTGGTGGCGGAGGACCACGTCCCCTCGGGCGTCCCGATGTTCCCCTGGCTCCAGTTGAGCGAGTTCGCCTCCTGGCAGGAGGTGGCCCGCTGGGCCTCCGTGCTCTTCACCGTGCCCTCGAAGTCGAAGGCGCTCGACGAGGAGATTCAACGCCTGTCGCGTGAGCCCACCGAGGAGGCGCGCTTCCTCGCCGCGCTCCACTTCGTCCAGGACGAGGTCCGCTATCTTGGCATCGAGCTGGGCCCGAACTCGCACCAGCCTCACGCGCCCGATGACGTCCTCGCGCAGCGCTTCGGGGACTGCAAGGACAAGTCCCTGTTGCTCGTCACCTTGCTGCGAGGTCTGGGCATCGAGGCGAAGGCCGCCCTGGTGAACACCGACGTGCAGCGCTACCTCGATGACTGGCAGGCCTCGGCGTATGCCTTCAACCATGCCATCGTGCGCGCGCGTCTCGGTGACCGCGACTACTGGGTCGATCCCACCCAGCCACAGGAGCGGTGGAACCTCGCCTCGTATCAGCCCCCCGAGTATGCGCGGGCCCTCATCGTGGCTCCCGAGACGACCGGTCTGGTCGAGATTCCTCAGCCCAAGCTGGAGGAGCCCAGCACGTTCGTGGAGGAGACCTACCGCGCCACCGACCGTCAAGGTGGGGCCGAGCTGCGCATCACCCGGACGCGAAAGGGAGCGGATGCGGCGCGCATGCGGCAGGTCCTGGCGACCCTGTCGCTGGCCGAGCTGTCCCGCAGTTCCCTCAACTTCTACGCGAAGCGGCACGCGAACCTGCGGCTCGGCTCTCCGCTCGCCGTCGAGGATGAGCCCGGCCGCGATGTCTTCATCACGCGCGAGCACTACCTCATTGACGACTTCTGGTCGGACGCGGGCAGCCACGAGTTCGGCGGCTCGCTCGTGTCATCCCAACTCTGGGAGCCGACCATCACCCAGCGGACCCACCCGCTGGAGATCTCCCATCCCGTGCATGTGCACCACCGCATCATCGTGGAGGCGCCGCACGTCCTCGCCATTTCCTCGGAGCACTCGGCGGTGGAGGGGCCGGCCTTCCGCGTCGACTTTGGCGTCGAGGCGAACGGCCCTCGGCTCACGCTGGACTACGAGTACCGCAGCCTGAGCGCTGTCGTGGAGCCCGCGAAGCTCAAGGAGCACCTGGACGCGGTGCGCAGCGTGGAGAACCAGACGGGCTACACGGTCTCTCTGGGCGATGAGATGACTTACAGGCCGCCTCGGCGCGGCGCGGAGCCGGTTCGCTTCGGTTGGGCCGGCGTCATCGCGGCGCTCGTGTTCTCAGGGACCGTCTGGTTCTTCATCAACCGTTCCCCCGTTCGGCTGTGGCGCGACTTCCGCTCGTACTGGCGGCGCCGCGCCTTCGCTCGCAAGTTCACGGCCTCGGCGGGAGAGAACGCGCAGGCGCCGCTCCGCGTCTCGAGCGCAGCGCAGATCCGCGAGCACATGACGACCGTGCGCTGCGCCTGCGGCAAGAGCGGCGCGGGAAACTCCCCGGACCTGCGCTTCGAGGTCATCTCGCTCGGAGAGCGGAGCCTCGTCCTGGCGCAGTGGCACTGCGCTCAGTGCAAGCGTGAGCGCCGCGTGTACTTCGAGGACACCTCCGAGCGCGCCGCCTGAGCACGCGCCCCGGCGTCAGCGACAGATGCCGGGGCAGTCCGCGCCGCCCGATGCCGGGTTGCACGAGTCGGTGGGATCATCCACGCACTTCGCGTTGTCCGTGCGGCCCGGGCATCCGCCCAGGAATCCGCCGCAGCACTGCACATAGTCGCCGGGGACGTCGCAGGGCCTGTCGAAGCTCTGACAGCCACCGCCGGCGCTGGGCCGCGCGAACACCGTCACGCGGTCGCACGTCACGTTGCCGCCTTCTCCGTCGAACGTGCACGACGACAGCCAGGCCACGGCCGCCACCAGGACGCCTCTCGCCAGTCCGTTCATGCCCGCATGAGGGCAGGGGAGGGGGCAGCTAGTCCAGCCCTCGCTCCCACAGGTCGTCCTCGTCCAGGCCCATGAGGTGACCCACCTCGTGCATGACGGTGATGCCAATCTGCTCGAGCAGCTCGGCCCGCGTGCGCGCGAACCGCTCCAGGTTCTTCTGGTACAGCACGATGGAGGCCGGGTACGGATCAAACCCGCCCATCACCGTGTTGCGCTCGCCCACGGGCGTTCCTCGGAACACGCCGAGGATGCTCGGCGACAGCGGCGGGTGCTGCGCCAGCAGGTCCTCGTCCGAGGGCAGGTCCTCCACGGCCAGCGTCACGTGATCCAGGTACTGCTTCACCTGGGCGGGCAGCGCCTTCACCGCGTCCTCCACCGCGCGATCGAACGCCTCTTCCTCCAGCGCCACGGGCGGGGGGAACTCCTCGGGGGCGAGCGTCTGGGCCCGCTGGAAGCGCTTCTTCGCCTCCTTCGCGTCGCCCCGGCGCTCGGCCATCAGCCCCAGGTAGTGCTGGGCCCACGGCTCGTCCGGCATCTCCTTCAGGACCCGCTCGAAGGCCTCCTGGGCATGGGGGAAGCGGCAAGACTCGAAGAGCGCGATGCCGCGCTCCAACTGCGCGTCCACCGAGCGCGGCATGTGCCCGAGCGCCGCGTCCAGGCTCGCCAGGGCCCGCTCGCACTCTCCGAGCTGGTTGAGCCCCATCCCCTCGAGGAGGAGGAACTCGTAGAGCAGCTCCACGTCATCGGCCTTCTGGGCCAGCTTCCGTCCGCGAGCACACAGCGTGAGCCCTTCCTCCAGGGCCTCGCGATCGTCGCCCACCCGGCACACCATGCAGTCCGCCGCGCTCAGCAGGATTTCCAGGTCGTCCGGGGCCGCACGCAGGGCTTGCCCGTAGGCGCGGCCGGCGTCCTCCAGGCGACCCAACTCCACGAGGCTGGCGGCTCGGTAGTGGAGGGCCTCGGGGAGGTCCGGCTCCTGGGCCAGGAGTGCCTCGGCCCCGAGCAGCGCCTGGGCGAAGTCTCCGTCCTCGAAGGCGTCCGCCACGCCCTCCAGGCGGGCCCCCGCGTCCACCGCCCCCCCTCGCTTCGCTGTGCGCTTCACCATGCGACGAGGAGCTAAGAAGCCGTGCTGCGCGTTGTCAACGCCGGCAGCGGCTGTTACGTTGCGCGCCGGCTGTGTCCCCCCGCCGCTCGTCCCGTGAACATCCTTGTCGTCGATGACGATCTCGAGCTGTGCACCGTGCTCTCGCGCTATCTGGAGACGCACGGGTACACAGTCTACTCGGCGGCCGATGCGCTGCAGGCACTCGATATCCTCGAGCGCCACTCCGTGGGCCTGGTCATCACCGACTACCTGATGCCCCACCTGGACGGCATCCACTTCACGGAGATGCTGAAGGCGGACCCGCGCTTCCAGCCCGTGCCTGTCCTCCTGATGACGGCCAGCACCGACACCGACATCACGGACCGGGGCCTGCGCAAGGGCGTGGCGATGACCCTCCAGAAGCCGTTGGATTTGGGTCAGCTGCTCAACCTCGTGCGCTTCGCCGAGTAGCCCCCCAGGACCGCCGTTCCAGGCGTCCACCGGGTTACACCCGCGCCCCTTTCCGTTGACAACCTTGGTTGGGCCCTTATGTTGGCGCTCGCCATGGCCGAGTGCTAACGGCCATCGTCGTCAATACGAATTCCCCTAATTATTCCAGGAGGTTGCGATGGCAGCGAAGGAGATCTTCTTCCACCAGTCCGCCCGTGAGGCCATCCTGCGTGGCGTTCGCGTTCTGTCGGACGCGGTCGCGGTGACGCTGGGGCCCAAGGGCCGGAACGTGGTCATCGAGAAGAGCTTTGGTTCGCCCACGATCACCAAGGACGGTGTGACGGTCGCCAAGGAGATCGACCTCGAGAACAAGTTCGAGAACATGGGCGCGCAGATGGTGAAGGAAGTCGCGTCCAAGACCTCGGACAAGGCCGGCGACGGCACCACCACCGCGACGGTGCTGGCGCGCGCCATCTACGAGGAGGGCTTGAAGCTGGTGGCCGCGGGCCACAACCCCATGGACCTCAAGCGCGGCATCGACAAGGCCGTCGAGGTCGTGGTGGCGGAGCTGAAGAAGCTGTCCAAGCCCACGTCCGACAAGAAGGCCATCACCCAGGTGGGGACCATCTCCGCCAACGGGGATGAGACCATCGGTCTGACCATCGCGGACGCGATGGAGAAGGTGGGCAAGGAGGGCGTCATCACCGTCGAGGAGGCCAAGGGCCTGGAGACGACGCTCGACGTGGTGGAGGGCATGCAGTTCGACCGCGGGTACGTGTCTCCGTACTTCGTGACGAACCGCGAGCGCATGGAGGTGGTGCTCGAGGATCCGTACCTGCTCATCAGCGAGAAGAAGGTCTCGTCGATGCAGGACATGATCCCCGTCCTCGAGGCGGTGGCTCGCTCTGGCAAGCCGCTGCTCATCATCGCCGAGGACGTGGAGGGCGAGGCCCTGGCCACCCTGGTGGTGAACAAGATCCGCGGCGTGCTGAACGTGGCCGCGGTGAAGGCGCCGGGCTTCGGTGATCGCCGCAAGGCCATGCTGGAGGACCTGGCGGTCCTGACCGGCGGCACGGTGGTCAGCGAGGAGCTGGGCCACAAGTACGAGAACCTGACCCTCAACGACCTGGGCCGGGCCAAGCGCATCACCATCGACAAGGACAACACCACCATCGTCGACGGTGCGGGCCAGAAGGCCGCCATCGAGGGCCGCATCAAGCTCATCCGCTCGCAGATCGAGCAGACCACGAGCGACTACGACCGCGAGAAGCTCCAGGAGCGGATGGCGAAGCTCGTGGGCGGCGTGGCCGTCATCAACGTGGGCGCGGCCACCGAGACGGAGATGAAGGAGAAGAAGGCCCGCGTGGAGGACGCGCTCCACGCGACCCGCGCGGCCGTCGAGGAGGGCATCGTCCCCGGCGGTGGCGTGGCCTACCTGCGCAGCCTCAAGGCGCTGGACAACCTCAAGCTGGGTGGCGAGCAGGCGTTCGGCGTGGAGATCATCCGCCGCGCGCTGACCGAGCCCTTGCGCAAGATCGCCAGCAACGCGGGCGTCGAGGGCGCCGTGGTCATCAACAAGGTCATCGACGGCCAGGGTGCGTTCGGCTTCAACGCCCGCACCGAGGTCTACGAGGACCTGGAGAAGGCCGGCGTCATCGACCCGACGAAGGTGTCCCGCACCGCGCTGCAGAACGCCGCGTCCGTGGCGTCCCTGCTGCTGACCACCGAGGCGATGATCGCCGACCGCCCCAAGAAGAAGGCCAAGGGCGGCGGAGCCGGGGCCGGCGGCATGCCGGACTACGGCGGCGACGACATGGACTACTGAGCCAGTCCAACCGTCCCTGACGTTCGCGGCCCCGGGCTCCTTCCTCGCGGAAGGGCTCGGGGCCGTGTCATGTCAGGGGACGCGTCCCACGGCGCCGCCCGTGCCCGCCTCTTGGGACGTGTAGTAGAGCCGCGAGCCGTCCACGAGCAGTCCACCCGGGCCGGTGCCGGACGGGCCCACGGGCTCGGAGCCGCCGGTCGCGCAGGCATGCACGCGGCGCAGGAAGTCCGGCGACCCCGCGCTCGAGTCCTTGAAGTAGAGCGCCCCCTCCACCTCCACCGGGAACATGGGGCCTTGCAGGCCGCTGGCGAGCAGCTCCGTCTTGCCGCCGGACAGGGCCCACCGCTTCAGGGTGCCGGTGCCACCACCGCCCTCGGTGATGAGCAGGTGCGTGGGCGTGAGCCCCAAAGGAGACACCTCCAGCGAGGTCCCCGCGATGAAGCTGGCGTCCACCCGCGTGGCGGCGGCGCTGCCATCGAGCGGGACGCGGTAGAGCCCTTGCTCCGCGTTGGGGTTCGTCCCCGCGGCGACGAGGAACCACACGTCGGTGCCCACCAGCCGCGCGCCGCGAACCTGCGAGCCCGCGCCACCATCGAAGAGGACCTGTCGCGTCTGGCCGTCGCGGTCCAGGCGCACGAGCAGGCGGCTCGTGGTGGCTACGACGATGACCTCGCGCCCCTGGAGCGTGGTGAGGAGCAGGTCCGTGCCGCCCAGCGTGGCGCCGATGCTCGTCCCCAGCCGCGCGTCGATGGGCAGGTCGCTCTTCTGGCCCGAGGCCTTGTGCACGCGCCACAGGCCCATCGCATCCAGCACGTAGACATACGTCGCATCCACCGCGATGGCGTCCGGGACGCTGAAGCCCTGCGCGAACACGGTGGGCGCGCCGCCTGCCTTGGAGGCACGCAGCACCACGCCGTCGCTCTTGGTCGGGTTCAGCGAGTGCGTCTCGGAGATGAACAGGTCCGTCGCGTCCTGCGCGAGCCGGCGCGGTGTGTTGAGACCCTGCGCCACGAAGGTGGGCTGCACCAGCGAAGCCGCCACGCAGCCCGCGTCGGGAACCTCCGAGCCACCGTCGACCTTGGTGGAGCCCCCGTCATCGTCCGTCCCCGCGTCGCGGGGGACGCTCGCGTCCGGTCCGTCTCCCTCCGGCGGAGGCTTGCTGTTGGAGCAGGCACCACACAGAAGCAAGGCGGACAGGAGCGCGAACCTCATGGGACCTCCTTCTTGAAGGCTCGGCTCAACTCGCGACTCAGCGCCGAGGTGTCGGACAAGAGCTTTGGAAGGCACGCGGCCGCCCCGGCGCGCAGCGACTCCAGCGCCGTCTCCATGGTGAGGTGCTCGGCCAGCACGACGAAGGGCGCGCCTTGGCCGAGCGCGCGCGCCAGCTCCAGGGCCTTGCGTCCGTAGGCCGGCGCGAAGTCCCAGCTCACCACCACGCCCACGGGCGGCTCCAGCGGCGTCACGTCGGAGGTCGGCACCACGCGCGCTTCCAGGCCCACCAGCGCCAGCGCCTCGGTGAGCTGTCTTGCCATGGCGGGGTTGTCCTCCAGCACGTCCACGCGGCGCACCGCGCCCACCGGCGCGCTCGGCGCGGCGGGCGGCGCTGTGAGGGCCGAGCGCAACAGCGAGCGCACCTGCCGGATGTCATCGAAGGGCTTGAGCAGGTAGTCCACCACGCCCAGCTCCAGCGCCTGCTGCGTCGTCACGAGCGACGGGTAGCCCGTCATCAGGATGACCCGCGAGCCCGAGTGCAGCCGCCGCGCTTGCTGCGCCAGCTCCAGGCCAGAGAGTCCGGGCAGGTTCTTGTCCGTGACGATGAGGTCCACGGGCGCCTGGCGCAGCAGATCCAGGGCCTCCTCGCCGCTGGCCGCCTCGATGACCTCGCACTCCTTGCTCATGAGGTCGCGGAACACGAGCCGGATGATGGTCTCGTCGTCCACCACCAGGAGTCGGCGGCGCGGCGCGGGCGGCGCGTCCACGGGCGGGAAGAGCACGCGGAACACCGTGGCGGGAGGGGGCACGTCGCGCAGCAGGCTCGGTGAGGCGAGGCCAATCTGCGCGCGGTGCTCCTGCGCGATGCGGCGGCACACGGCCAGCCCCAGTCCGGTGCCCCGTTTGTTGGCGGTGACGTACGGCTCGAAGATGCGCTCGCGCAGCTCCTCCGGGACGCCCGGGCCCCAGTCCGCCACGTACAGCACCGGCGACGCGCCTTCGCGCGTGAGGACCACCTTCACCCGTCCACGGCCCGCCATGGCGTCGCGTGCGTTGTTGAGCAGGTTGAGTGTCAACTGCTCCACCAAGCGCGCGTTTCCCTGGAGCGTGATGTCCTCGGGCGCCTCGACTTCGAGTGAGATGCGGGCCGAGTCCGGG contains:
- the sinM gene encoding signal integration modulator SinM gives rise to the protein MRFALLSALLLCGACSNSKPPPEGDGPDASVPRDAGTDDDGGSTKVDGGSEVPDAGCVAASLVQPTFVAQGLNTPRRLAQDATDLFISETHSLNPTKSDGVVLRASKAGGAPTVFAQGFSVPDAIAVDATYVYVLDAMGLWRVHKASGQKSDLPIDARLGTSIGATLGGTDLLLTTLQGREVIVVATTSRLLVRLDRDGQTRQVLFDGGAGSQVRGARLVGTDVWFLVAAGTNPNAEQGLYRVPLDGSAAATRVDASFIAGTSLEVSPLGLTPTHLLITEGGGGTGTLKRWALSGGKTELLASGLQGPMFPVEVEGALYFKDSSAGSPDFLRRVHACATGGSEPVGPSGTGPGGLLVDGSRLYYTSQEAGTGGAVGRVP
- a CDS encoding response regulator yields the protein MNILVVDDDLELCTVLSRYLETHGYTVYSAADALQALDILERHSVGLVITDYLMPHLDGIHFTEMLKADPRFQPVPVLLMTASTDTDITDRGLRKGVAMTLQKPLDLGQLLNLVRFAE
- a CDS encoding metallopeptidase family protein, whose translation is MVKRTAKRGGAVDAGARLEGVADAFEDGDFAQALLGAEALLAQEPDLPEALHYRAASLVELGRLEDAGRAYGQALRAAPDDLEILLSAADCMVCRVGDDREALEEGLTLCARGRKLAQKADDVELLYEFLLLEGMGLNQLGECERALASLDAALGHMPRSVDAQLERGIALFESCRFPHAQEAFERVLKEMPDEPWAQHYLGLMAERRGDAKEAKKRFQRAQTLAPEEFPPPVALEEEAFDRAVEDAVKALPAQVKQYLDHVTLAVEDLPSDEDLLAQHPPLSPSILGVFRGTPVGERNTVMGGFDPYPASIVLYQKNLERFARTRAELLEQIGITVMHEVGHLMGLDEDDLWERGLD
- the groL gene encoding chaperonin GroEL (60 kDa chaperone family; promotes refolding of misfolded polypeptides especially under stressful conditions; forms two stacked rings of heptamers to form a barrel-shaped 14mer; ends can be capped by GroES; misfolded proteins enter the barrel where they are refolded when GroES binds) produces the protein MAAKEIFFHQSAREAILRGVRVLSDAVAVTLGPKGRNVVIEKSFGSPTITKDGVTVAKEIDLENKFENMGAQMVKEVASKTSDKAGDGTTTATVLARAIYEEGLKLVAAGHNPMDLKRGIDKAVEVVVAELKKLSKPTSDKKAITQVGTISANGDETIGLTIADAMEKVGKEGVITVEEAKGLETTLDVVEGMQFDRGYVSPYFVTNRERMEVVLEDPYLLISEKKVSSMQDMIPVLEAVARSGKPLLIIAEDVEGEALATLVVNKIRGVLNVAAVKAPGFGDRRKAMLEDLAVLTGGTVVSEELGHKYENLTLNDLGRAKRITIDKDNTTIVDGAGQKAAIEGRIKLIRSQIEQTTSDYDREKLQERMAKLVGGVAVINVGAATETEMKEKKARVEDALHATRAAVEEGIVPGGGVAYLRSLKALDNLKLGGEQAFGVEIIRRALTEPLRKIASNAGVEGAVVINKVIDGQGAFGFNARTEVYEDLEKAGVIDPTKVSRTALQNAASVASLLLTTEAMIADRPKKKAKGGGAGAGGMPDYGGDDMDY
- a CDS encoding DUF3857 domain-containing protein codes for the protein MNSSASTLVFSVALCLLSSVAPAKSPERPFHVGPAASWVSALPLPADASAPSSATDSAGTLDVLWEQQERVVGPSVQRYVHRATRILAQGGVSDATDLRISFDPAYQALTLHGIWRIRDGKREDILRTADVKVLQQEEDLDSRLYNGDLSVIPLLRDVRVGDTLEYAYTFEGSNPVFEGRFQSAVPLARYTPVLHWRYLLLWPEQRPLAIRTHGTSETQLTESRANGIRTLVWERHQVPGVVAEDHVPSGVPMFPWLQLSEFASWQEVARWASVLFTVPSKSKALDEEIQRLSREPTEEARFLAALHFVQDEVRYLGIELGPNSHQPHAPDDVLAQRFGDCKDKSLLLVTLLRGLGIEAKAALVNTDVQRYLDDWQASAYAFNHAIVRARLGDRDYWVDPTQPQERWNLASYQPPEYARALIVAPETTGLVEIPQPKLEEPSTFVEETYRATDRQGGAELRITRTRKGADAARMRQVLATLSLAELSRSSLNFYAKRHANLRLGSPLAVEDEPGRDVFITREHYLIDDFWSDAGSHEFGGSLVSSQLWEPTITQRTHPLEISHPVHVHHRIIVEAPHVLAISSEHSAVEGPAFRVDFGVEANGPRLTLDYEYRSLSAVVEPAKLKEHLDAVRSVENQTGYTVSLGDEMTYRPPRRGAEPVRFGWAGVIAALVFSGTVWFFINRSPVRLWRDFRSYWRRRAFARKFTASAGENAQAPLRVSSAAQIREHMTTVRCACGKSGAGNSPDLRFEVISLGERSLVLAQWHCAQCKRERRVYFEDTSERAA
- the sinK gene encoding hybrid histidine protein kinase/response regulator SinK, with amino-acid sequence METPASLAQLLQAVEAGDLPAARAAATALQRAGAQTTQLAAEVLHELRQPLLGVKAYAQLLAEEGAPSGPLRLLLAQVERMEQIVSDFTRLASERPAPQQLLSLAAPIWAAAKVFSVNPDSARISLEVEAPEDITLQGNARLVEQLTLNLLNNARDAMAGRGRVKVVLTREGASPVLYVADWGPGVPEELRERIFEPYVTANKRGTGLGLAVCRRIAQEHRAQIGLASPSLLRDVPPPATVFRVLFPPVDAPPAPRRRLLVVDDETIIRLVFRDLMSKECEVIEAASGEEALDLLRQAPVDLIVTDKNLPGLSGLELAQQARRLHSGSRVILMTGYPSLVTTQQALELGVVDYLLKPFDDIRQVRSLLRSALTAPPAAPSAPVGAVRRVDVLEDNPAMARQLTEALALVGLEARVVPTSDVTPLEPPVGVVVSWDFAPAYGRKALELARALGQGAPFVVLAEHLTMETALESLRAGAAACLPKLLSDTSALSRELSRAFKKEVP